In Uranotaenia lowii strain MFRU-FL chromosome 2, ASM2978415v1, whole genome shotgun sequence, one genomic interval encodes:
- the LOC129749219 gene encoding uncharacterized protein LOC129749219, with the protein MFRVCIVVLSVIVFQAFVLTIPLNANRNTTEPQLSNKSDPLSALKQWCVDTSGSDAGFRRFISAVPDLPICLINRIDFNENLEEVQQFMTGDFKPFLKKICSRLNNALSCYDWTIEGANDPEFIDGFIDVLSNLVKCNVSRALENIDEQCHEIDDSLNCVRPHVEAHGLPEMLHMIDSIRNPVKVAFKCNDANGLHLKQRKPESYGQSNE; encoded by the exons ATGTTTCGGGTTTGTATAGTTGTGCTATCAGTGATTGTTTTTCAAG CATTCGTTCTGACGATTCCGCTGAACGCTAATCGAAATACCACTGAACCACAACTTTCAAATAAATCCGACCCGTTATCAGCGCTCAAGCAATGGTGTGTCGACACCTCCGGATCGGATGCTGGTTTTAGAAGATTCATCTCCGCCGTCCCTGACCTCCCTATTTGCCTCATAAATCGcattgattttaatgaaaacctCGAAGAAGTTCAACAGTTTATGACCGGCGATTTCAAACCATTCCTGAAGAA aatcTGTTCTCGGTTGAACAATGCATTGTCGTGCTACGATTGGACTATCGAAG GAGCAAACGATCCAGAATTTATTGATGGGTTCATTGATGTTCTTTCAAATCTTGTGAAGTGTAATGTTTCTCGAGCTCTGGAAAACATCGACGAGCAGTGTCATGAAATAGACGATTCGTTAAACTGTGTACGGCCTCATGTTGAAGCTCATGGATTACCTGAAATGTTGCACATGATCGATTCCATCAGGAATCCTGTGAAGGTTGCCTTCAAATGCAACGATGCTAACGGATTACACCTCAAACAACGTAAGCCAGAAAGCTATGGGCAGTCAAATgagtaa